The Cardinium endosymbiont cEper1 of Encarsia pergandiella nucleotide sequence CGCTTGTTATCTGGAATGTCTACACCTAATACCCTAGCCATACCTTATCCTTGTCTTTGTTTAAATTTAGGCTGCTTTTTATTAATCACATATAATACACCCTTCCGACGTACAATTTTGCAATC carries:
- the rpmJ gene encoding 50S ribosomal protein L36, which translates into the protein MKVKTSVRKRSVDCKIVRRKGVLYVINKKQPKFKQRQG